The proteins below are encoded in one region of Apium graveolens cultivar Ventura chromosome 4, ASM990537v1, whole genome shotgun sequence:
- the LOC141718645 gene encoding sugar transport protein 13-like: protein MNGVLMVMAEGGLVPTCRTEVEAKIPPIVIFSCIMVAIGGLVFCYHVGVSGGLTTMPDFLNKFFPMVYKRIQEKGVDSNYCKYNNQGLQLFTSSLYTSALLTTFLASYTTRKYGRKMTMLMAGIFFQIGVVFNATTINLGMLIFGRLALGCGVGFANQVTNND, encoded by the exons ATGAATGGAGTTCTG ATGGTTATGGCTGAAGGAGGATTAGTTCCTACATGCAGAACAGAAGTCGAGGCGAAGATACCTCCAATTGTTATCTTCTCATGCATTATGGTAGCCATCGGTGGCCTTGTCTTCTGCTACCATGTTGGTGTTTCAG GTGGTCTTACAACAATGCCTGATTTCTTGAATAAATTCTTTCCGATGGTATACAAAAGAATTCAAGAAAAAGGAGTAGACAGTAACTACTGCAAATATAACAATCAAGGCCTACAATTGTTTACTTCTTCACTATATACATCTGCTTTACTCACAACGTTCTTGGCTTCCTATACAACAAGGAAATACGGGCGAAAAATGACTATGCTTATGGCTGGAATTTTCTTCCAAATTGGTGTTGTATTCAATGCTACAACCATTAATCTTGGCATGCTTATTTTTGGCAGACTTGCACTTGGATGTGGAGTTGGTTTTGCAAACCAGGTAACAAATAATGATTAA